Proteins from one Xenopus tropicalis strain Nigerian chromosome 1, UCB_Xtro_10.0, whole genome shotgun sequence genomic window:
- the foxd4l1.1 gene encoding forkhead box protein D5 (The RefSeq protein has 2 substitutions compared to this genomic sequence) — protein MSLSQESGAHHDPQDYPVVSDEEDEIDILGEDDSCSLKSHFYLQPTHSEMGDSGILSPSKLSCTESESDSSGESEGGTSKDSPATPSGGKAKRALVKPPYSYIALITMAILQSPHKKLTLSGICDFISSKFPYYKDKFPAWQNSIRHNLSLNDCFIKIPREPGNPGKGNYWTLDPASEDMFDNGSFLRRRKRFKRHQQEFFKDGLVMYNPLPYYRPYSTIQPQQVLQQTPVACMAIPENLTMPTHLSPYPDIKRKVPYPDQGVHRGFEALDADNHPNKSQSKCSFSIENIMRKPKEPEPSFSTFNPHWNYNHLLQRPNSCLLPAVLNLSTGPLLSNAQGTRQYNLIKFPGCY, from the coding sequence ATGAGCCTTAGCCAGGAGTCTGGTGCCCACCATGACCCCCAGGATTATCCGGTAGTATCTGATGAGGAGGATGAAATTGATATTCTTGGAGAAGATGATTCCTGCAGTCTAAAGTCACACTTTTACCTACAGCCAACACATTCAGAGATGGGGGACAGTGGCATTCTGAGCCCTTCCAAGCTAAGCTGCACTGAAAGTGAGAGCGATTCCTCTGGAGAGAGTGAAGGAGGTACTTCTAAAGACTCCCCAGCCACCCCATCTGGTGGCAAAGCCAAAAGGGCCCTTGTAAAGCCCCCTTATTCTTATATTGCTCTAATCACTATGGCTATCCTGCAGAGCCCACACAAGAAACTGACTCTCAGTGGCATCTGTGATTTTATCAGCAGCAAGTTCCCTTACTACAAGGACAAGTTCCCTGCTTGGCAGAACTCCATCAGGCACAACCTGTCCCTTAATGACTGCTTTATTAAAATACCACGGGAACCAGGAAATCCAGGAAAAGGCAACTACTGGACCCTGGACCCTGCCTCTGAGGACATGTTTGATAATGGGAGCTTCCTTAGAAGGCGGAAAAGGTTTAAGAGGCACCAGCAGGAGTTCTTTAAAGATGGACTTGTGATGTACAACCCACTGCCTTACTACAGACCCTACAGTACCATCCAACCACAGCAAGTGCTCCAGCAGACTCCAGTGGCATGCATGGCAATACCAGAAAATTTGACCATGCCAACTCACCTTGCTCCCTACCCAGACATAAAGAGGAAAGTTCCTTACCCTGACCAGGGGGTACACAGGGGGTTTGAAGCCCTGGATGCTGATAACCACCCCAATAAGTCTCAGAGCAAATGTTCATTTAGTATTGAGAACATCATGAGGAAACCCAAGGAGCCAGAGCCAAGTTTTTCAACCTTTAACCCACACTGGAACTATAATCACTTATTGCAGAGGCCAAATTCCTGCCTTCTCCCAGCTGTGCTTAACCTATCCACTGGCCCTTTCCTATCCAATGCCCAGGGCACCAGGCAATACAACCTCATAAAATTCCCTGGGTGTTACTGA
- the foxd4l1.2 gene encoding forkhead box protein D5-C has product MNLSQKSSAHHHAQDYTGVSDEEDEIDILGENDSCNLRLHINQQPTHSEIGDSGVLSPSKLSGTENSCHSSEEKEGGTSKDSLHTTPDSKASRAFLKPPYSYIALITMAIVQSPYRKLTLSGICDFISSKFPYYKDKFPAWQNSIRHNLSLNDCFIKIPREPGNPGKGNYWTLDPASKDMFDNGSFLRRRKRFKRHHQELIKDGFLMYNPLHYITPYSAPQTQTPVICMAIPQNLAMPNHLAPYPHKIKVPCPDQGVNRVFKAQDNHHTASHHKCSFSIENIMGEPKEPEKSLKSFNQNWNYNHLLQSSSACLLPSGSHITSAHQGTQYSFIKFPGCY; this is encoded by the coding sequence ATGAACTTGAGCCAGAAATCCAGTGCGCACCATCATGCCCAGGATTACACAGGAGTCTCCGATGAGGAAGATGAAATTGATATTCTTGGAGAAAATGATTCCTGCAATTTAAGGTTGCACATTAACCAACAGCCCACACATTCAGAAATAGGGGACAGTGGAGTGTTGAGTCCCTCCAAGCTAAGCGGCACTGAAAATTCTTGTCATTCCTCTGAAGAAAAAGAAGGAGGTACTTCCAAAGACTCTTTACACACAACACCTGATAGCAAAGCCAGCCGGGCCTTTTTAAAACCTCCTTACTCTTATATTGCTCTAATCACTATGGCAATTGTGCAGAGCCCATATAGGAAACTGACTCTCAGTGGCATCTGTGATTTTATCAGCAGCAAATTCCCTTACTACAAGGACAAGTTCCCTGCTTGGCAGAACTCCATTAGACACAACTTGTCTCTTAACGACTGCTTTATTAAAATACCACGGGAACCAGGAAATCCAGGAAAAGGCAATTATTGGACACTGGACCCTGCCTCCAAGGACATGTTTGACAATGGGAGCTTCCTTAGAAGGCGGAAAAGATTTAAGAGACACCACCAGGAGTTAATTAAGGATGGGTTTCTGATGTACAACCCACTTCACTACATcaccccatacagtgccccccaaacacagactCCAGTGATATGCATGGCAATACCACAGAACTTGGCCATGCCAAACCACCTTGCTCCCTACCCCCACAAGATAAAGGTTCCTTGCCCTGACCAGGGAGTAAACAGGGTATTTAAAGCACAGGATAACCATCACACCGCATCTCACCACAAGTGCTCATTTAGTATAGAAAACATCATGGGAGAACCCAAGGAGCCAGAGAAATCTCTCAAAAGCTTCAACCAAAATTGGAACTATAATCATTTATTGCAGAGCTCAAGCGCCTGCCTTCTTCCATCTGGGTCACACATTACCAGTGCCCATCAGGGAACACAGTACAGCTTCATCAAGTTCCCTGGGTGCTATTAA